Proteins encoded in a region of the Rothia mucilaginosa genome:
- the atpD gene encoding F0F1 ATP synthase subunit beta — translation MTATYNESVSAPTQGATGRIARVIGPVVDVEFPAGQVPEIYNALTTELTLDGRTRTITFETAQHLGDSIVRAISLQQTDGLVRGQAVVDTGAPISVPVGDGVKGHIFNVLGDALDVPNSEIKADTYWPIHRAAPGFAELEGSTEMLETGIKSIDLLTPYIKGGKIGLFGGAGVGKTVLIQEMITRVARNFGGTSVFTGVGERTREGNDLWVEMEEAGVLKDTALVFGQMDEPPGTRLRVALTGLTMAEYFRDVQNQDVLLFIDNIFRFTQAGSEVSTLLGRMPSAVGYQPNLADEMGLLQERITSTRGHSITSMQAIYVPADDYTDPAPATTFAHLDATTELSREIASRGLYPAIDPLSSTSRILDAQYIGQEHYDTAIRVKAILQENKELQDIIAILGVDELSEEQKIVVARARRIEQFLSQNTYTAKQFTGVEGSTVPLKDTIESFQMICNGDVDHIPEQAFYNIGGMDDVMRRYEEIKAQTGAK, via the coding sequence ATGACTGCCACCTACAACGAATCGGTCTCCGCACCGACTCAGGGCGCAACGGGTCGTATTGCCCGCGTCATCGGCCCCGTGGTCGACGTCGAGTTCCCCGCCGGTCAGGTCCCCGAGATTTACAACGCTCTGACCACCGAGCTGACCCTCGACGGTCGCACCCGCACCATCACCTTCGAGACCGCACAGCACCTGGGCGACTCGATCGTTCGCGCTATCTCCCTGCAGCAGACTGACGGCCTGGTCCGCGGTCAGGCTGTAGTCGACACCGGCGCACCGATCTCCGTCCCCGTTGGTGACGGCGTGAAGGGCCACATTTTCAACGTTCTCGGTGACGCACTCGACGTGCCGAACTCCGAGATCAAGGCTGACACCTACTGGCCGATCCACCGTGCCGCTCCCGGCTTCGCAGAGCTGGAAGGCTCCACCGAAATGCTGGAGACCGGTATTAAGTCCATCGACCTTCTGACCCCCTACATCAAGGGCGGTAAGATTGGTCTGTTCGGTGGTGCAGGCGTGGGTAAGACCGTGCTGATCCAGGAAATGATTACCCGTGTGGCTCGTAACTTCGGTGGTACCTCCGTGTTCACCGGTGTTGGCGAGCGTACCCGTGAGGGTAACGACCTGTGGGTCGAAATGGAAGAAGCAGGCGTTCTGAAGGACACCGCTCTTGTGTTCGGCCAGATGGATGAGCCCCCGGGAACCCGTCTGCGCGTGGCACTGACCGGTCTGACCATGGCGGAGTACTTCCGCGATGTTCAGAACCAGGACGTGCTGCTGTTCATCGACAACATCTTCCGTTTCACTCAGGCAGGTTCTGAGGTTTCCACCCTGCTGGGCCGCATGCCCTCCGCAGTGGGTTACCAGCCGAACCTGGCGGACGAAATGGGTCTGCTGCAGGAGCGTATTACCTCCACCCGCGGTCACTCCATCACCTCCATGCAGGCAATTTACGTGCCTGCGGATGACTACACCGACCCGGCGCCGGCAACCACCTTCGCGCACCTGGATGCGACCACCGAGCTCTCTCGTGAAATCGCATCGCGCGGTCTGTACCCGGCAATTGACCCGCTGTCCTCCACCTCCCGAATTCTGGACGCACAGTACATCGGTCAGGAGCACTACGACACCGCAATTCGCGTGAAGGCTATTCTGCAGGAAAACAAGGAACTGCAGGACATCATCGCGATTCTGGGTGTGGACGAGCTCTCCGAGGAGCAGAAGATCGTCGTGGCACGTGCACGTCGTATCGAGCAGTTCCTCTCCCAGAACACCTACACTGCAAAGCAGTTCACCGGTGTCGAGGGTTCGACCGTTCCGCTGAAGGACACCATCGAGTCCTTCCAGATGATCTGCAACGGTGATGTGGACCACATCCCCGAGCAGGCGTTCTACAACATTGGTGGTATGGACGACGTTATGCGCCGCTACGAGGAAATCAAGGCACAGACTGGAGCTAAGTAA
- a CDS encoding F0F1 ATP synthase subunit gamma, which produces MGAQIRVYRQKIASTSSMKKIFKAMEMIATSRINKARNAAQAAGPYANALTRMVTAVATQHGIKHPLIHKPHEFGTYEHRRSAILVVTSDRGLAGSYSSAILRRTESLIERLRSNGQEVQLYLVGRKAKAYFEFRERPYARAWEGHTDAPRVETAVEIRDALLEAYELPFEEGGVDELHIVYTEFKSMVVQEPKILRLLPIHVGDAKEMGEEIVPDQELTKAEYEQAASFEFEPSAEEVLNALLPRYIASRIFSCLLQAAASELASRQRAMKTAGDNAETLITKYTRLMNNARQAEITQELSEIVGGADALGS; this is translated from the coding sequence ATGGGAGCCCAGATTAGGGTTTACCGACAGAAGATTGCTTCGACGTCGTCTATGAAGAAGATCTTCAAGGCGATGGAGATGATCGCGACCTCCCGCATTAACAAGGCTCGTAACGCTGCTCAGGCAGCCGGCCCCTACGCGAACGCTCTGACCCGCATGGTGACTGCGGTTGCGACTCAGCATGGCATCAAGCACCCGCTGATTCACAAGCCGCACGAGTTCGGAACCTACGAACACCGCCGCTCCGCAATCCTGGTTGTCACCAGCGACCGCGGCCTGGCAGGTTCGTACTCCTCCGCTATCCTGCGTCGTACCGAATCTCTGATTGAGAGGCTGCGCTCTAACGGCCAGGAGGTACAGCTGTACCTGGTTGGCCGTAAGGCAAAGGCTTACTTCGAGTTCCGTGAGCGCCCCTACGCCCGTGCGTGGGAAGGCCACACCGATGCACCTCGCGTCGAAACTGCCGTCGAGATTCGTGACGCGCTGCTCGAAGCCTACGAACTGCCCTTCGAAGAGGGCGGCGTGGACGAACTGCACATCGTGTACACCGAGTTCAAGTCGATGGTTGTTCAGGAACCCAAGATCCTGCGTCTGCTGCCCATTCATGTGGGCGATGCAAAGGAAATGGGCGAGGAAATCGTTCCCGATCAGGAACTGACCAAGGCTGAGTACGAGCAGGCGGCATCCTTCGAGTTCGAGCCCTCCGCCGAGGAAGTGCTCAACGCGCTGTTGCCGCGCTACATTGCATCGCGTATCTTCTCCTGCCTCCTGCAGGCAGCAGCAAGTGAGCTGGCATCCCGCCAGCGCGCAATGAAGACCGCAGGTGACAACGCTGAGACGCTGATTACCAAGTACACCCGTTTGATGAACAACGCACGTCAGGCGGAAATTACTCAGGAGCTCTCCGAAATCGTGGGCGGCGCAGACGCCCTCGGCTCCTAG
- a CDS encoding ATP synthase F0F1 subunit epsilon, whose protein sequence is MALKVEVVSRERVVWTGEANYVRARSVSGDLGILPGMIPTCTLLAQDGELLIEPVEGETIKTILNAGFLTVSNDHVTIAAKHAQI, encoded by the coding sequence ATGGCTCTGAAAGTTGAAGTTGTTTCCCGCGAACGCGTCGTGTGGACTGGCGAAGCGAACTACGTTCGTGCACGCTCCGTCAGCGGTGACCTCGGCATCCTGCCGGGTATGATCCCCACCTGCACGCTGCTGGCACAGGACGGCGAGCTGCTCATTGAACCTGTTGAGGGTGAGACCATTAAGACCATCCTCAACGCAGGTTTCTTGACTGTCTCGAACGATCACGTGACCATCGCTGCAAAGCACGCACAGATCTAA